One Henriciella litoralis genomic window carries:
- a CDS encoding SDR family NAD(P)-dependent oxidoreductase yields MKDGMTGQTALITGGARGIGFAIAQGLAKRGVRLVLADLDVRQLEAAQATLAEMGAEVTCVEVNVANSAACDRAVETAVSEGNGRLDILVHSAGIGLERLFLETTDEEWSRMLDVDLSGAFYCCRAAGRVMQAQGYGRIVNIASTAGVAGGTGRAAYGAAKGGVIMLTRVLAVELATSGVTVNALAPGAIETDLVAQMHSETTRQVYRRAIPADRYGTPDEVAAAAIFLTTPEAAYVNGHVLAVDGGFLAAGVLHKD; encoded by the coding sequence ATGAAAGATGGCATGACGGGGCAGACAGCCCTGATCACAGGCGGTGCAAGAGGGATCGGTTTTGCGATCGCGCAAGGTCTGGCGAAAAGAGGTGTGCGCCTGGTTCTTGCAGATCTCGACGTCCGCCAGCTTGAAGCGGCGCAGGCCACCCTTGCTGAGATGGGCGCCGAGGTCACCTGTGTCGAGGTGAATGTGGCTAACAGTGCCGCTTGCGACAGAGCGGTCGAAACTGCCGTGTCAGAAGGCAATGGACGCCTGGATATCCTGGTTCACTCTGCGGGCATTGGGCTGGAGCGGCTATTTTTGGAAACCACGGATGAAGAATGGTCGCGAATGCTCGATGTTGACCTGTCCGGGGCTTTTTATTGTTGCCGCGCCGCCGGCCGCGTCATGCAGGCGCAAGGCTATGGCCGCATCGTCAACATAGCTTCCACGGCGGGTGTCGCTGGCGGCACCGGGCGTGCGGCCTATGGCGCGGCCAAGGGCGGCGTCATAATGCTGACCCGTGTGCTCGCCGTGGAGCTTGCGACATCCGGTGTGACCGTCAATGCCCTGGCGCCGGGCGCTATTGAGACCGACCTCGTCGCACAAATGCATAGCGAGACAACCCGCCAGGTTTATCGGCGGGCAATTCCGGCGGACCGCTATGGCACCCCGGATGAGGTGGCCGCGGCCGCAATATTCCTGACTACGCCTGAAGCGGCCTACGTCAACGGTCATGTCCTTGCGGTCGATGGAGGCTTTCTGGCGGCTGGAGTCCTACACAAGGATTGA
- a CDS encoding TetR/AcrR family transcriptional regulator codes for MNVASVPDTASRVEPSSFVDALALRLEENPPKRKGERTRERIKLATARMLERLGYHAMRVLDITQEAGVADGSFYVYFKDKSEAALAVLSEFVEFIPPGATVGNTSRSAFDTIRETNCRFIRLSRANAGLMRCMLQVVDEHPDYSALVQDVNLNWYTRVSRSVIRHYPEGAVDEDSMLLVAYALGSMMDEIVRRLVIYPDQNLIRLTDKIVPTDKALADALSVLWFRTLYPGSEIPKGLRGAASKIAQLSNEKPMT; via the coding sequence ATGAATGTCGCTTCAGTTCCTGACACTGCGTCCCGCGTCGAGCCGTCCAGCTTTGTTGATGCGCTAGCCCTTCGACTCGAGGAAAATCCACCGAAGCGAAAAGGTGAGCGAACCCGCGAACGTATCAAGCTCGCAACGGCAAGGATGCTGGAGCGTCTAGGTTATCATGCGATGCGGGTGCTGGACATTACGCAGGAAGCGGGTGTCGCGGATGGCTCGTTCTATGTCTACTTCAAGGACAAGAGCGAAGCTGCTCTGGCGGTGCTTTCCGAATTCGTCGAGTTCATCCCGCCCGGTGCCACCGTCGGCAATACCAGCCGTTCAGCGTTTGATACGATCCGTGAAACCAATTGCCGTTTCATCCGTCTGTCCCGGGCGAATGCGGGCCTTATGCGATGCATGCTACAGGTGGTCGATGAGCATCCGGACTATTCCGCGCTTGTGCAGGATGTGAACTTGAACTGGTATACTCGCGTGTCCCGCAGTGTGATCCGCCACTATCCCGAAGGTGCGGTGGATGAGGATTCGATGCTCTTGGTGGCCTACGCTCTCGGCTCCATGATGGATGAGATCGTCCGCAGGCTGGTCATCTATCCTGATCAGAATCTCATCCGACTGACCGACAAGATCGTGCCGACAGACAAGGCGCTGGCCGATGCGCTGAGCGTTCTCTGGTTCAGGACACTTTATCCCGGCAGCGAGATTCCGAAGGGCCTGCGCGGCGCGGCGTCCAAGATCGCTCAGCTAAGCAATGAAAAGCCCATGACCTAA